A window of the Euzebya pacifica genome harbors these coding sequences:
- a CDS encoding cell wall-binding repeat-containing protein, protein MGTHTIVDGGRHRRTLITVLVVLLVLGQMLATGGGALAAGTSTTGTIAVEGLEGLLIGQPGSVALHIGVDEGTSATQPLRAVVRITDAAGGPDDDVRITVDGTPVDADEDGRVVLPPMDRPPLSVATHPELISPDGLSMALELTAPDTTTRQLTARLVVSNERPAEVVRHAGTNRVETAAAVSAGAFPDGADTVWIARADEFADALSAGPAAGLAGGPILLTGHDELPDATATELVRLAPTRVVVLGGTAAIGEPVVDQVAAVVPDASVVRLAGPDRFATAAAVATDAFTAPVPVVVVATGTGFADALSGGAAAGHHGGPLLLLERDTLPEATAAALRALRPVRIVVLGGTAAISDAVAGQLVANASEGVTRHAGADRFGTSAAVAAAMFDPADVDSISVATGSSFPDALAGTPAAVVAGGPVLLVEQDSVPDVVAEQVDRLDVGTVAVLGGSAAIGDSVAQVLGGMVRDILPDIGRFRDAATTPAMPFAAREAGSGGPGGGGAPVVVDSPTPGAPLSLRPGDRFPVTFTSTIAGRYTVSYRPAGTSTWLAFPNGTASGTAVVGSNTIRLNAPLTAGVLDLRVVVTPGTRAAPFTVELPGVITVALTFPPPLISALVEDMADQSQLIAVRPAGGLADGTRLDIDLGSAERGGAEYPLPAEVTLLNGNGTATLEVVRDEVARIVYVAGPGDRVDPPGVSPLLTFRIDGITTTDVDETHVGQFYRYDILHGVQRVFTIGDGPSLASPTASDVPAGSGHTFQLLSFALREPLAPYERVDIDLSVSEQTVVDYADAFVFLQGGGGHGVVADHGPPPPPLGTVFIDTDADERSVVTFIAGPDGVPTVQPEGPTIELFVGGIVVQDELATTPVTFSRLATGETATTTFRTDRRDLVDLTATDLLVGTDDQAQTLTMTLDGAMPAGTSVEVVLPRVSSQIDYSTAEFDVAAGSGEVTPYSYDGVTYVYYDSLGDADGATIVLDITGIDTGPADSSQVIRASRSDGSAVRTAVFDVGTGSVLAGVELSDLPDDSPLANQRLSFVPTADLPPGETLTIDLSEAEVGLVDYADAFVELYEFGTPDPGSVVPTVVADASATLLYTTGPGGLAAGSLVEIYLSEVATGVGTETYEARFTLSDSRRAVGTFRVAPPPGFAAVTASSLESGVDGQVQTITATLRGALGPSQSLYAYFPGAERAGGRYGGVAARVVSAHGGTARMSVYVDDYAEVSYTAGPAGVADGETIVIELRGVNTDLVDETHSLEWFRGDFGGFARAVFDIGAGSDFVGQPELGDLSVGQAEQYQFGVVGLADPLAPGETVVFDVTAAQAAGVDYGAAFASFVYPTGTVDVLVDDDGIATITLVAGDDGIAAAETVYFELFGVATDTRLGTHSVPVTAPTASTTITFDVVMGHGG, encoded by the coding sequence GTGGGTACGCACACCATCGTCGACGGGGGTCGGCACCGAAGGACGCTGATCACGGTCCTGGTCGTCCTCCTCGTCCTGGGCCAGATGCTGGCCACCGGGGGAGGGGCGCTGGCCGCTGGCACGTCCACGACCGGAACGATCGCGGTCGAGGGGCTCGAGGGGCTCCTCATCGGGCAGCCGGGCAGCGTTGCGCTGCACATCGGCGTGGACGAGGGGACATCGGCGACCCAGCCATTGCGCGCGGTCGTCCGCATCACCGACGCCGCGGGTGGGCCGGACGACGACGTCCGCATCACCGTCGACGGCACCCCGGTGGACGCCGACGAGGACGGCCGTGTCGTGCTGCCGCCGATGGACCGACCGCCGCTGAGCGTGGCCACCCACCCCGAGCTGATTTCGCCCGACGGTCTGTCGATGGCGCTGGAGCTGACCGCACCCGACACGACGACCCGCCAGCTGACCGCTCGGCTGGTGGTCTCCAACGAACGCCCGGCGGAGGTCGTACGGCATGCCGGTACGAACCGGGTGGAGACCGCTGCGGCCGTCTCCGCTGGTGCCTTCCCCGACGGGGCCGACACGGTCTGGATCGCCCGCGCCGACGAGTTCGCCGACGCCCTGAGCGCTGGTCCTGCGGCGGGCCTGGCGGGCGGCCCCATCCTGCTGACCGGACACGACGAGCTGCCGGACGCGACGGCGACCGAGCTGGTGCGGCTGGCGCCGACCCGGGTGGTCGTGCTGGGTGGCACCGCGGCGATCGGTGAGCCCGTCGTGGACCAGGTCGCTGCCGTGGTCCCCGACGCATCGGTCGTGCGCCTGGCCGGCCCCGACCGCTTCGCCACCGCCGCGGCCGTCGCCACGGACGCCTTCACCGCGCCCGTCCCGGTGGTGGTGGTTGCCACAGGGACGGGCTTCGCCGACGCCCTGTCCGGCGGCGCCGCTGCCGGTCACCACGGCGGCCCGCTCCTGCTGCTCGAGCGTGACACCCTGCCCGAGGCCACCGCGGCCGCCCTTCGGGCCCTTCGTCCCGTGCGGATCGTCGTCCTCGGTGGCACCGCCGCCATCAGCGACGCCGTCGCCGGACAGCTCGTCGCCAACGCCAGCGAGGGGGTGACGCGCCACGCCGGCGCCGACCGGTTCGGTACCTCCGCCGCCGTGGCCGCGGCGATGTTCGACCCTGCCGATGTCGACAGCATCTCGGTCGCCACCGGCAGCAGCTTCCCCGACGCCCTCGCCGGCACCCCCGCGGCCGTCGTCGCCGGCGGTCCAGTGCTGCTGGTCGAGCAGGACTCGGTGCCCGACGTGGTGGCCGAGCAGGTCGACCGGCTCGACGTCGGCACCGTCGCGGTCCTCGGCGGGTCTGCCGCCATCGGCGACAGCGTCGCGCAGGTGCTCGGCGGCATGGTCCGCGACATCCTTCCCGACATCGGGCGTTTCCGGGATGCGGCGACGACCCCAGCCATGCCGTTCGCCGCTCGCGAGGCCGGTAGCGGGGGGCCGGGTGGGGGAGGCGCCCCGGTCGTCGTGGACTCACCCACCCCGGGCGCGCCGCTGTCGCTGCGACCCGGTGACCGCTTCCCGGTCACCTTCACCTCCACCATCGCCGGCCGCTACACCGTGTCCTACCGGCCTGCCGGGACATCCACGTGGCTGGCGTTCCCCAACGGAACCGCATCGGGCACCGCGGTCGTCGGGAGCAACACGATCCGCTTGAATGCCCCGCTGACCGCCGGGGTCCTCGACCTTCGGGTCGTCGTGACCCCCGGGACCCGTGCTGCGCCGTTCACCGTCGAGCTTCCGGGCGTGATCACCGTCGCCCTGACGTTCCCGCCGCCGCTGATCTCCGCGCTGGTGGAGGACATGGCCGACCAGTCCCAGCTGATCGCTGTGCGGCCCGCCGGCGGGCTCGCGGACGGGACGAGGCTGGACATCGACCTCGGTTCGGCCGAACGCGGCGGCGCGGAGTACCCGCTGCCTGCCGAAGTGACCCTGCTCAACGGCAACGGCACGGCGACCCTGGAGGTCGTCCGTGACGAGGTCGCACGAATCGTCTACGTGGCTGGCCCCGGCGACCGCGTGGACCCGCCGGGCGTCAGCCCACTGCTGACGTTCCGCATCGACGGGATCACCACCACCGACGTCGACGAGACCCACGTCGGACAGTTCTACCGATACGACATCCTCCACGGCGTCCAGCGGGTCTTCACCATCGGTGACGGGCCGTCGCTGGCCAGTCCGACAGCTTCTGACGTCCCGGCCGGCAGCGGCCACACCTTCCAGCTGCTGTCCTTCGCCCTCCGCGAACCGCTGGCGCCCTACGAGCGGGTCGACATCGACCTGTCGGTATCGGAGCAGACGGTCGTGGACTACGCCGATGCGTTCGTCTTCCTGCAGGGCGGTGGTGGGCACGGCGTCGTCGCCGACCACGGCCCGCCCCCGCCACCCCTGGGCACCGTCTTCATCGACACCGATGCCGACGAACGCTCGGTGGTGACCTTCATCGCAGGTCCCGACGGCGTCCCCACAGTCCAGCCCGAAGGCCCCACGATCGAGCTGTTCGTCGGTGGGATCGTCGTGCAGGACGAGCTGGCCACGACACCCGTCACCTTCAGCCGTCTCGCCACCGGTGAGACGGCCACCACGACCTTCCGGACCGACCGGCGGGACCTGGTCGACCTGACCGCCACCGACCTGCTGGTCGGCACCGACGACCAGGCGCAGACGCTGACCATGACCCTCGATGGCGCCATGCCCGCCGGGACCAGCGTGGAGGTCGTCCTTCCGCGGGTCTCGAGCCAGATCGACTACTCCACGGCCGAATTCGACGTGGCCGCCGGCAGCGGGGAGGTCACTCCCTACAGCTACGACGGCGTCACGTACGTCTACTACGACTCCCTCGGTGATGCGGACGGCGCCACGATCGTGCTGGACATCACCGGCATCGACACCGGCCCGGCCGACAGCTCACAGGTGATCCGCGCATCACGATCCGACGGCTCGGCGGTTCGCACCGCGGTCTTCGACGTCGGGACCGGCAGCGTGCTCGCCGGCGTCGAGCTGAGCGACCTGCCCGATGACAGCCCCCTTGCCAATCAGCGTCTGTCGTTCGTGCCGACCGCGGACCTGCCGCCCGGCGAGACGCTCACCATCGACCTGTCCGAGGCCGAGGTCGGACTCGTCGACTACGCCGATGCGTTCGTCGAGCTGTACGAGTTCGGAACGCCGGACCCGGGCTCGGTCGTCCCCACCGTCGTGGCGGACGCCTCTGCCACCCTCCTCTACACCACCGGGCCGGGCGGACTGGCTGCCGGTTCGCTCGTGGAGATCTACCTCAGCGAAGTGGCTACGGGCGTCGGCACCGAGACCTACGAGGCGCGGTTCACCCTGTCCGACAGCCGGCGGGCCGTCGGAACCTTCCGCGTCGCACCCCCTCCCGGCTTCGCTGCGGTCACCGCGAGTTCCCTGGAGTCCGGCGTCGACGGGCAGGTCCAGACCATCACCGCCACCCTGCGCGGTGCGCTCGGGCCGTCGCAGAGCCTGTACGCCTACTTCCCGGGCGCCGAACGGGCGGGTGGCCGGTACGGCGGCGTCGCGGCCAGGGTCGTGTCCGCCCACGGCGGCACCGCACGGATGTCGGTCTACGTCGATGACTACGCCGAGGTGAGCTACACAGCCGGCCCCGCCGGTGTTGCCGACGGCGAGACCATCGTCATCGAGCTCCGTGGGGTCAACACCGACCTCGTGGACGAGACCCATTCCCTGGAGTGGTTCCGCGGCGACTTCGGCGGGTTCGCCCGGGCCGTCTTCGACATCGGCGCCGGCAGCGACTTCGTCGGCCAGCCCGAGCTCGGCGACCTGTCGGTCGGACAGGCCGAGCAGTACCAGTTCGGGGTCGTCGGACTGGCTGACCCGCTCGCGCCCGGCGAGACCGTCGTCTTCGACGTCACGGCAGCCCAGGCCGCCGGCGTCGACTACGGCGCGGCGTTCGCGAGCTTCGTCTACCCGACCGGGACCGTCGATGTCCTCGTCGACGACGACGGCATCGCCACGATCACCCTCGTCGCAGGGGACGACGGGATCGCGGCGGCCGAGACGGTGTACTTCGAGCTGTTCGGCGTGGCGACCGACACCCGGCTGGGCACCCACTCGGTGCCGGTCACGGCGCCGACCGCCAGCACGACGATCACCTTCGACGTGGTCATGGGGCACGGGGGGTAG
- a CDS encoding TetR/AcrR family transcriptional regulator codes for MARSSRKQALLDAALGQFAQHGYEGTSVGTLADEVGVSKAAVSYHFPAKDDLAAELAEPLLDALDAVVPGENANPSWPEGVQHLIERYLDVLLTYPDVATWLEGDRAVRLNAPIGRRLTHINHRMRRAMIGRPLDPRARVAAAVALGALWRPVRNVPLEDVSRNRDLMIESALAPLRVVR; via the coding sequence ATGGCACGCAGCAGCCGCAAGCAGGCCCTCCTCGACGCGGCCCTCGGGCAGTTCGCCCAGCACGGCTACGAGGGCACCAGCGTCGGCACGCTCGCCGACGAGGTGGGCGTCAGCAAGGCGGCGGTCTCCTACCACTTCCCGGCCAAGGACGACCTGGCCGCAGAGCTGGCCGAGCCGCTGCTCGACGCCCTCGACGCGGTGGTGCCCGGGGAGAACGCCAACCCCTCCTGGCCCGAGGGTGTGCAGCACCTGATCGAGCGCTACCTCGACGTGCTGCTGACCTACCCCGATGTGGCCACGTGGCTCGAGGGCGACCGTGCCGTTCGGCTCAACGCACCCATCGGACGGCGGCTGACCCACATCAACCACCGCATGCGGCGGGCCATGATCGGCCGGCCGCTGGACCCTCGTGCCCGCGTCGCCGCCGCGGTCGCCCTCGGCGCACTCTGGCGGCCGGTCCGCAACGTCCCCCTCGAGGACGTGTCCCGCAACCGGGACCTCATGATCGAGTCGGCGCTCGCGCCGCTGCGGGTGGTCCGATGA
- a CDS encoding vanadium-dependent haloperoxidase — translation MDAVHESDGWGGARVSRRKVLQGAGAGVGLALVGTGPARATPATLAKHHAADVLHCWVAALYRSQGQAWAWPTMAARFYGLAMLAGWEAVVDGVPNRRSLGGRLNGLGTSPVAGAKKIHWPIAANAAIGHVAAAAAAAPPATDVPDRTPAVREGLVSYRQSTHTALSRGVAASTVAAAVRHGEAVGRWLVTWAAADGFDQRDAGPKYVPPLGPGLWVATHPNFGAAIEPNWHRVRPFALQVARDADGRAVCPAAPTPPIPYDPTPGSAFHREAMVVVDAQANLTDAQRMTAMYWRDNPDGVTGLPAGHWMGIASAATEDSGKDLGEAAEVLALTAICIADAFTSCWIEKYRTNLLRPISYIRDHINPGWTTFVNTPAFPEYTSGHSVGSAAAAHALTTLLGNRSFVDRHSEGRRVTGNPSGTAYTLTARRFKSFTAAADEAASSRLWGGIHYPMGISHGLTQGRRVAELVMATARTTPGNGPR, via the coding sequence ATGGACGCTGTGCACGAGTCCGACGGGTGGGGCGGTGCGAGGGTCAGCCGCCGCAAGGTGCTGCAGGGGGCGGGGGCCGGCGTGGGCCTGGCGCTGGTCGGGACCGGTCCCGCGCGTGCGACGCCGGCAACGCTGGCGAAGCACCATGCGGCCGACGTGCTGCATTGCTGGGTCGCCGCGCTGTACCGCTCGCAGGGCCAGGCATGGGCGTGGCCGACGATGGCCGCTCGCTTCTACGGTCTGGCGATGCTGGCCGGATGGGAAGCGGTTGTCGACGGCGTGCCCAACCGTCGATCGCTCGGCGGTCGGCTGAACGGGCTGGGTACCTCCCCCGTGGCCGGCGCCAAGAAGATCCACTGGCCGATCGCCGCCAACGCGGCCATCGGCCACGTGGCCGCAGCCGCCGCGGCGGCGCCTCCAGCCACGGATGTGCCCGATCGCACCCCGGCAGTCCGCGAGGGCCTCGTGTCGTACCGGCAGTCCACTCACACGGCCCTGTCCCGTGGGGTCGCTGCGTCGACCGTGGCGGCGGCGGTGCGGCACGGCGAGGCGGTCGGCCGCTGGCTGGTCACCTGGGCCGCCGCCGACGGCTTCGACCAGCGCGACGCTGGCCCGAAATACGTGCCGCCGCTCGGGCCGGGCCTGTGGGTCGCGACCCACCCGAACTTCGGTGCGGCGATCGAGCCGAACTGGCACCGGGTGCGTCCCTTCGCCCTGCAGGTCGCCCGCGATGCGGACGGCCGGGCCGTCTGCCCGGCCGCGCCGACGCCGCCGATCCCCTACGACCCCACGCCCGGGTCGGCCTTCCACCGGGAGGCGATGGTCGTGGTCGACGCCCAGGCGAACCTGACCGACGCCCAACGCATGACCGCCATGTACTGGCGCGACAATCCCGACGGGGTCACCGGACTGCCGGCCGGCCACTGGATGGGGATCGCCAGCGCCGCCACCGAGGACAGCGGCAAGGACCTCGGCGAGGCCGCGGAGGTGCTGGCGCTGACGGCGATCTGCATCGCCGACGCCTTCACGTCGTGCTGGATCGAGAAGTACCGCACGAACCTGCTGCGCCCGATCAGCTACATCAGGGACCACATCAACCCCGGCTGGACCACGTTCGTCAACACCCCGGCGTTCCCCGAGTACACCTCGGGCCACTCCGTCGGCTCCGCCGCCGCGGCCCACGCGCTGACCACGCTGCTCGGCAACCGTTCCTTCGTGGACCGGCACTCCGAGGGCCGGCGCGTCACGGGCAATCCGTCGGGGACGGCCTACACCCTCACCGCCCGGCGGTTCAAGAGCTTCACCGCTGCAGCTGACGAGGCCGCCAGCTCACGGCTGTGGGGCGGGATCCACTACCCCATGGGGATCAGCCACGGCCTGACGCAGGGTCGGCGGGTCGCCGAGCTGGTCATGGCCACCGCCCGCACCACGCCGGGCAACGGCCCCCGCTGA
- a CDS encoding DUF2469 domain-containing protein translates to MSMEDLERYESELELSLYREYRDVVGMFTWVVETERRFYLANHVEVTPKVVEGDTWFEVKLSDAWVWDMYRPVRFLSTVRVLTFRDVNVEKLDHSSHPADASDLLS, encoded by the coding sequence GTGAGTATGGAGGACCTGGAGCGGTACGAGAGCGAGCTCGAGCTGTCGCTGTATCGCGAGTACCGCGACGTGGTGGGCATGTTCACCTGGGTCGTGGAGACCGAACGGCGCTTCTACCTCGCCAACCACGTCGAGGTCACCCCGAAGGTGGTCGAGGGCGACACCTGGTTCGAGGTCAAGCTGTCCGACGCGTGGGTCTGGGACATGTACCGCCCGGTTCGGTTCCTCTCCACCGTCCGCGTCCTGACCTTCCGTGACGTCAACGTCGAGAAGCTCGACCACTCCTCCCACCCCGCCGACGCCAGCGACCTGCTGTCGTAG
- the lepB gene encoding signal peptidase I, translated as MADLHLDSSEEGSSALDSEDSSDTSRRRRGRDDRSDKRAFWAELPFLIIVALVLAMLLKTFVVQAFYIPSSSMEPTLMVQDRVLVTKLAYLYREPRRGEIVVFRDSPEETIGGTDEGGGVGELLSSLASGLGFGAGNERDFIKRIIGLPGETIEMRGGVVFIDGEPIPEAATADGGYLSRPDLNDFGPVTIEEGHYFMMGDNRPNSSDSRFGLGQIPRDDILGRAFVTIWPLDQIGSLDIAEYDAVPADQ; from the coding sequence GTGGCGGACTTGCACCTGGACTCGAGCGAAGAGGGTTCCTCAGCGCTCGACTCCGAGGACTCCTCGGACACGTCGCGTCGTCGGCGCGGCCGTGACGATCGATCGGACAAGCGGGCCTTCTGGGCCGAGCTGCCGTTCCTGATCATCGTTGCGCTCGTCCTGGCGATGCTGCTGAAGACCTTCGTGGTCCAGGCCTTCTACATCCCGTCCTCGTCGATGGAACCCACGTTGATGGTCCAGGACCGGGTGCTCGTCACGAAGCTGGCGTACCTGTACCGGGAGCCGCGGCGCGGCGAGATCGTGGTCTTCCGCGACTCGCCCGAGGAGACCATCGGCGGGACCGACGAGGGTGGTGGCGTCGGCGAGCTGCTGTCGTCCCTCGCCTCGGGCCTCGGCTTCGGTGCGGGGAACGAGCGCGACTTCATCAAGCGCATCATCGGGCTGCCCGGTGAGACCATCGAGATGCGCGGCGGCGTCGTGTTCATCGACGGCGAGCCCATCCCCGAGGCCGCCACGGCCGACGGCGGCTACCTCTCGCGTCCGGACCTGAACGACTTCGGTCCGGTCACGATCGAGGAGGGCCACTACTTCATGATGGGTGACAACCGCCCCAACTCCTCCGACAGCCGCTTCGGGCTCGGACAGATTCCCCGCGACGACATCCTCGGCCGGGCGTTCGTCACCATCTGGCCGCTGGACCAGATCGGCAGCCTCGACATCGCCGAGTACGACGCCGTGCCCGCCGACCAGTGA
- the rplS gene encoding 50S ribosomal protein L19: MNRTDFVDVETLRDDVPDFGPGDTLKVHVRVTEGERSRIQVFEGDVIARKGSGPRETFTVRKISFNGIGVERIFPVHAPIIDKIEVTRHGKVRRAKLYYLRDRVGKKAKIKEKRVN; encoded by the coding sequence ATGAATCGCACCGACTTCGTCGACGTCGAAACCCTCCGTGACGACGTCCCGGACTTCGGTCCCGGCGACACCCTGAAGGTCCACGTCCGCGTGACCGAAGGCGAGCGCTCCCGTATCCAGGTCTTCGAGGGCGACGTCATCGCGCGCAAGGGCTCCGGCCCGCGCGAGACGTTCACCGTCCGCAAGATCTCCTTCAACGGCATCGGCGTGGAGCGCATCTTCCCGGTGCACGCCCCGATCATCGACAAGATCGAGGTCACCCGTCACGGCAAGGTGCGTCGCGCCAAGCTGTACTACCTGCGTGACCGCGTCGGCAAGAAGGCCAAGATCAAGGAGAAGCGCGTCAACTGA
- the lepB gene encoding signal peptidase I — MTSSSRQPSRRESVRPADLTGRRREAATAGGTDVDEQGPGLALRALRSVREGVQLIVVALLMAFVLKSVAIQAFYIPSGSMLDTLQLQDRVLVEKLTYRFRPPERGEIIVFRRPGLEDDGFSITATATSFLEGLGLVEPDEDRDLIKRVIALPGETVEMIDGVVHINGTPLDEPYTRAESRDFPAVTVPGGHYYVLGDNRGNSLDSRFALGTIPEENVIGRAFVILWPPSNATLQMDQDYPNVGETPVPLGAGTSPSTTDGG, encoded by the coding sequence GTGACCAGCTCCAGCCGCCAGCCGTCGCGCCGCGAGTCGGTCCGTCCCGCCGACCTGACGGGACGGCGACGGGAGGCCGCCACGGCCGGGGGGACCGACGTCGACGAACAGGGGCCGGGACTGGCGTTGCGGGCGCTGCGGAGCGTCCGGGAGGGTGTGCAGCTGATCGTCGTCGCGCTGCTGATGGCGTTCGTGCTCAAGAGCGTGGCCATCCAGGCCTTCTACATCCCGTCCGGCTCGATGCTGGACACCCTGCAGCTGCAGGACCGGGTGCTGGTCGAGAAGCTGACGTACCGCTTCCGCCCACCCGAACGCGGCGAGATCATCGTCTTCCGGCGGCCCGGGCTGGAGGACGACGGCTTCTCCATCACCGCCACCGCCACGTCGTTCCTCGAGGGCCTTGGCCTGGTCGAGCCCGACGAGGACCGCGACCTGATCAAGCGGGTCATCGCCCTGCCCGGCGAGACGGTGGAGATGATCGACGGGGTCGTGCACATCAACGGCACGCCCCTGGACGAGCCCTACACCCGCGCGGAGTCACGCGACTTCCCGGCGGTGACCGTGCCCGGCGGGCACTACTACGTGCTGGGCGACAACCGGGGCAACTCCCTGGACAGCCGCTTCGCGCTGGGCACCATCCCCGAGGAGAACGTGATCGGGCGGGCGTTCGTGATCCTGTGGCCGCCCAGCAACGCGACCCTGCAGATGGACCAGGACTACCCCAACGTGGGAGAGACCCCCGTCCCGCTGGGGGCCGGCACGTCCCCCTCGACGACCGACGGTGGCTGA
- the trmD gene encoding tRNA (guanosine(37)-N1)-methyltransferase TrmD, producing the protein MRIDILTIFPEWFSGPLTTSLLGKAVDRGILQLQAHDLRRWTDDAHRTVDDAPYGGGAGMLMGPDPFFRAVEELYGSVEARPRTLLMTPRGRRLDQPTVTGMATEPSLLLLCGRYEGIDERVHLHLAHDEISIGDVVLAGGEVAAAVVIEAVTRLVPGVMGNAESGVNESFADGLLEHPQYTRPATYRGWGSPDVLRSGDHGRVAAWRTAHARTRTRLMRPDLLADERPDDRP; encoded by the coding sequence GTGCGGATCGACATCCTCACGATCTTCCCCGAGTGGTTCTCCGGGCCGCTGACGACCTCGCTGCTCGGCAAGGCCGTCGACCGGGGAATCCTCCAGCTCCAGGCGCATGACCTGCGCCGCTGGACCGACGACGCCCATCGCACCGTCGACGACGCGCCCTACGGCGGCGGCGCCGGCATGTTGATGGGACCAGACCCGTTCTTCCGTGCCGTGGAGGAGCTGTACGGCTCCGTCGAGGCCCGTCCCCGCACCTTGCTCATGACGCCGCGGGGTCGCCGGCTGGACCAGCCCACGGTCACCGGGATGGCCACCGAACCGTCGCTGCTGCTGCTGTGCGGTCGGTACGAGGGGATCGACGAGCGGGTGCACCTGCACCTGGCCCACGACGAGATCTCCATCGGTGACGTGGTGCTGGCCGGGGGAGAGGTGGCGGCTGCCGTCGTCATCGAGGCCGTCACCCGCCTGGTGCCCGGGGTGATGGGCAACGCCGAGAGCGGCGTCAACGAGTCCTTCGCCGATGGTTTGCTCGAACACCCCCAGTACACCCGTCCGGCGACGTACCGTGGCTGGGGCTCGCCCGACGTGCTGCGATCCGGGGACCACGGCCGTGTCGCCGCCTGGCGCACCGCGCACGCGCGGACCCGCACGCGCCTGATGCGCCCCGACCTCCTCGCCGACGAGAGACCCGACGACCGCCCGTGA
- the rimM gene encoding ribosome maturation factor RimM (Essential for efficient processing of 16S rRNA), with product MTEHSDPRVVVGRIGKPFGLGGQVYVFTDPDLDGSIEVGRTYFAEAHGSLEVLEARTQKGRTVVAFDGVDSREDAEALRGTVLTVQADVVELGEDMIWVADLKGRQVVDDNGDLVGVVETVVDGYAHDYLVVARPDGGSVQLPMVEALLDWAVDPIVVSPIPGLLDPDEAW from the coding sequence ATGACCGAACATTCCGACCCGAGGGTCGTCGTCGGCCGCATCGGCAAGCCGTTCGGTCTGGGCGGCCAGGTCTACGTCTTCACCGACCCCGACCTCGATGGTTCCATCGAGGTCGGCCGGACCTACTTCGCCGAGGCACACGGTTCCCTCGAGGTCCTCGAGGCGCGCACCCAGAAGGGGCGCACGGTCGTCGCCTTCGACGGTGTCGACTCCCGAGAGGACGCCGAGGCCCTTCGTGGCACCGTCCTGACGGTGCAGGCCGACGTCGTCGAGCTCGGCGAGGACATGATCTGGGTGGCCGACCTCAAGGGTCGCCAGGTCGTGGACGACAACGGTGACCTCGTCGGCGTCGTCGAGACCGTCGTCGACGGATACGCCCACGACTACCTCGTCGTGGCGCGCCCCGACGGCGGCAGCGTGCAGCTGCCGATGGTCGAGGCGTTGCTGGACTGGGCGGTTGACCCCATCGTGGTCAGCCCGATCCCCGGCCTGCTGGACCCCGACGAGGCCTGGTAG
- a CDS encoding KH domain-containing protein encodes MDMTSDVLDFIAKNLVDHPDDVDITTTEEEDGTIVLELRVHPDDMGKVIGKRGRTAKAIRTMVKAAATREGVNASVEIIE; translated from the coding sequence ATGGACATGACCTCCGACGTCCTGGACTTCATCGCCAAGAACCTCGTCGACCACCCCGACGACGTGGACATCACCACCACGGAGGAGGAGGACGGCACGATCGTCCTCGAGCTCCGGGTGCACCCCGACGACATGGGCAAGGTCATCGGCAAGCGCGGACGCACCGCCAAGGCCATCCGCACGATGGTCAAGGCCGCTGCCACGCGCGAGGGCGTCAACGCCTCGGTGGAGATCATCGAGTAA
- the rpsP gene encoding 30S ribosomal protein S16, whose amino-acid sequence MAVRMRLRREGKKKQPFYRVVVADARSPRDGRYIEDIGYYQPLNDPSTIEINSERALYWLGNGVQPSDQVKQLLRVTGIWEEFKPGDPGRDRTAKIEERRKAAEDRDKKIAEAEAAAAKELADKAAAEEAERKAAEEAAAAEAAAEEAGETAEAAEGDEAAADAPAEDAPAEADAEAATSDDA is encoded by the coding sequence ATGGCAGTTCGCATGCGCCTGCGGCGCGAGGGCAAGAAGAAGCAGCCGTTCTACCGTGTCGTCGTCGCCGACGCCCGGTCCCCCCGTGACGGTCGCTACATCGAGGACATCGGCTACTACCAGCCGCTGAACGACCCCTCGACCATCGAGATCAACTCCGAGCGTGCGCTCTACTGGCTGGGCAACGGCGTGCAGCCGTCGGACCAGGTCAAGCAGCTGCTGCGTGTGACCGGCATCTGGGAAGAGTTCAAGCCGGGCGACCCCGGGCGCGACCGCACCGCCAAGATCGAGGAGCGTCGCAAGGCCGCCGAGGACCGCGACAAGAAGATCGCCGAGGCCGAAGCTGCCGCCGCCAAGGAGCTGGCCGACAAGGCCGCCGCCGAGGAGGCCGAGCGCAAGGCTGCCGAGGAAGCTGCTGCTGCCGAGGCTGCCGCTGAAGAGGCCGGCGAGACCGCCGAGGCCGCCGAGGGTGACGAGGCTGCAGCCGACGCTCCCGCCGAGGACGCGCCGGCCGAGGCCGACGCCGAGGCCGCCACCAGCGACGACGCGTAG